One window of the Gammaproteobacteria bacterium genome contains the following:
- a CDS encoding Ig-like domain-containing protein, with the protein MRTWLSAILLAVLACDGGTSPSPPAYVAVSPQQKLLLERGSTIRFEARVTDARGAAIAGAEVAWSVADPSVATIDANGQATAVATGGTEVRATAGDASGTATLEVYISQPVAEYIPGRTYFGRNRYVEYIAGDLPLVVSAGHGGGEEPDEIPRRTYGTLGRDSWTQETTRAVRDSIIAHFGGGQPHIVISRLRRTRLDPNREIVEAAQGSEFAEQAWREYHRFIAIARDRVAEDHGRGFYVDLHGHSHPTPRVELGYLLTGSDLSRSDAQLNAPRFPEQSSIRSLARRVDLSFADIVRGPESLGALLFDERVTTVPSPLIPDPHGEPFFSGGYSTRRHGSLDGGVIDGVQIELHGPGIRDTEENRRRFAGALARSLRFFLETHYRFGWD; encoded by the coding sequence ATGCGCACATGGCTTTCCGCGATATTGCTCGCCGTCCTGGCATGCGACGGCGGCACCTCGCCCTCGCCTCCCGCCTACGTCGCCGTTTCGCCGCAACAGAAGCTGCTGCTTGAGCGGGGCTCGACCATTCGCTTCGAAGCCCGGGTGACCGATGCGCGAGGCGCGGCCATCGCCGGGGCGGAGGTCGCCTGGTCGGTCGCCGATCCCTCCGTCGCGACCATCGACGCCAATGGGCAGGCCACCGCCGTCGCGACGGGCGGCACCGAAGTTCGGGCCACGGCGGGAGACGCGTCCGGCACGGCCACACTGGAAGTCTACATCTCCCAGCCCGTCGCCGAGTACATCCCCGGCCGGACCTACTTCGGGCGCAACCGGTACGTCGAGTACATCGCCGGCGACCTGCCCTTGGTGGTGAGCGCGGGGCACGGGGGCGGCGAGGAGCCCGACGAGATTCCACGCCGCACGTACGGAACCCTCGGGCGGGACTCGTGGACGCAGGAAACGACCCGCGCGGTCCGCGACTCGATCATCGCCCATTTCGGGGGCGGCCAGCCGCACATCGTGATCAGCCGGCTCCGGCGCACGCGCCTCGACCCCAACCGGGAGATCGTGGAGGCGGCCCAGGGGAGCGAGTTCGCGGAGCAGGCCTGGCGCGAATACCACCGCTTCATCGCGATCGCGCGCGACCGGGTCGCGGAAGACCACGGCCGCGGATTCTACGTGGACCTGCACGGCCATTCGCACCCCACCCCGCGGGTCGAGCTGGGATACCTCCTCACCGGGAGCGACCTGAGCCGCTCCGACGCCCAGTTGAACGCGCCGCGCTTTCCGGAGCAGTCGAGCATCCGTTCGCTCGCCCGCCGGGTCGACCTCTCCTTCGCCGACATCGTGCGGGGACCCGAGAGCCTGGGCGCTCTGCTGTTCGACGAGCGGGTCACGACGGTGCCCAGCCCGCTGATTCCCGATCCGCATGGGGAGCCCTTCTTCAGCGGAGGCTACAGCACACGCCGCCACGGGTCACTGGATGGAGGCGTCATCGACGGCGTGCAGATCGAACTCCATGGCCCGGGGATCCGGGATACCGAGGAGAATCGCCGGCGATTCGCGGGCGCTCTGGCGCGGTCGCTCAGGTTCTTCCTGGAGACGCACTACCGGTTTGGGTGGGATTAG
- a CDS encoding ATP-binding cassette domain-containing protein, translating into MICTEALSKEFRTRGARRVQAVDRLDLSCDPGEIYALLGPNGAGKTTVLRILSTLMDPTSGEAWVRGHSVRTEKAAIRALIGFVSYETRVYERLTPREIGHFFGRLNDMAPAAIEENLAYIFDLLDMTEFADERTDTFSTGMKQKTVLMRALVTNPLILIWDEPTSGLDVLTAKRVIDYIRLLKGEGKTVLFSTHILWEAEKLADRIGIIHKGRLRSEGTLQSLRARTGLGDLEDIFFSLVGADGESSGP; encoded by the coding sequence ATGATCTGCACCGAGGCGCTCAGCAAGGAATTCCGGACTCGCGGGGCCAGGCGGGTGCAGGCGGTGGATCGTCTGGACCTGAGCTGCGACCCGGGCGAGATCTACGCGCTCCTAGGACCCAACGGGGCGGGGAAGACCACGGTGCTGCGCATTCTGAGCACCCTCATGGACCCGACCTCGGGCGAAGCCTGGGTGCGGGGACACTCGGTGCGCACGGAGAAGGCGGCCATCCGCGCCCTGATCGGCTTCGTCTCGTACGAGACCCGCGTGTACGAGCGCCTCACGCCGCGCGAGATCGGCCACTTCTTCGGCCGCCTCAACGACATGGCCCCGGCCGCCATCGAAGAAAACCTCGCGTACATCTTCGATCTGCTGGACATGACGGAGTTCGCCGACGAGCGCACCGATACGTTCTCGACCGGCATGAAGCAGAAGACCGTGCTAATGCGCGCGCTGGTGACCAACCCGCTGATCCTCATCTGGGACGAGCCCACCTCTGGGCTCGACGTCCTCACAGCCAAGCGTGTGATCGACTACATACGCCTGCTGAAGGGGGAGGGGAAGACGGTCCTGTTCTCGACCCACATCCTGTGGGAAGCGGAGAAGCTCGCCGACCGCATCGGCATCATCCACAAGGGAAGGCTCAGGTCCGAAGGGACCCTGCAGTCGCTGAGGGCCCGCACCGGGCTCGGGGACCTCGAGGACATCTTCTTTTCCCTCGTCGGGGCCGACGGGGAATCGAGCGGCCCATGA